A single Calidifontibacter indicus DNA region contains:
- a CDS encoding flavin reductase family protein, whose product MTDAVDPDEYRQAIGRLVSGVTVVTTVADGIDHAMTANAITSVSLDPVRLLICVEREARFHDAVIANGTWGVSILDAAQRPHAVWLSTRGRPLHGQLDRVPHHRHESGVPLLDGSLATIVCRTADTLVSGDHTIVVGDVLSLQIAEQPGEALVYFRGRFGSQK is encoded by the coding sequence ATGACCGACGCAGTCGACCCCGACGAGTACCGCCAGGCAATCGGCCGGCTGGTCTCCGGGGTCACCGTCGTGACGACGGTTGCCGACGGCATCGACCACGCGATGACCGCCAACGCGATCACGTCGGTGTCGCTCGACCCCGTCCGGCTGCTGATCTGTGTCGAGCGCGAGGCGCGCTTTCACGACGCGGTGATCGCGAACGGCACCTGGGGCGTGTCGATCCTGGACGCGGCCCAGCGTCCACATGCGGTGTGGTTGTCGACGCGCGGTCGACCCTTGCACGGACAACTCGACCGGGTGCCGCACCACCGCCACGAATCCGGCGTGCCGTTGCTCGACGGTTCGTTGGCAACAATCGTGTGTCGAACCGCCGACACCCTTGTGTCCGGCGATCACACCATCGTGGTCGGCGACGTACTGTCCTTGCAGATCGCGGAGCAGCCGGGTGAAGCGCTGGTCTACTTCCGCGGTCGGTTCGGCAGCCAGAAATAA
- a CDS encoding ABC transporter ATP-binding protein: MTTTTETTPRRRPASSEALLRVRDLTVDFGTKGKKPFRAVDGVSFDVRPGQTVGLVGESGCGKSVTSMAIMGLLPKRGNKVSGTVDFEGTDLLKLSPKQMSDRRGRDVAMIFQDPLSSLNPVVPLGIQVTEVIERHRGKSRKEAMPEARELLDKVGIPDPDRRLKEYPHQLSGGMRQRALIAMALACQPRLLIADEPTTALDVTIQAQILTLLGELVRDSDTALIMITHDLGVVAGLCDEVNVLYGGRIVERAQRHDLFAQPRHPYTNGLLESIPRLDGARGERLNPVPGSVADNLPWTSACAFAPRCSQPIGTCTQATPDLEEQAPGLDGDRWLRCFNPVEKRKDDSR; encoded by the coding sequence GTGACGACAACCACTGAAACAACCCCGCGGCGCCGGCCCGCCTCGTCCGAGGCGCTGCTGCGCGTGCGCGACCTGACCGTCGACTTCGGCACGAAGGGCAAGAAGCCCTTCCGTGCCGTCGACGGAGTGTCCTTCGACGTCCGTCCCGGGCAGACCGTCGGTCTCGTCGGTGAGTCGGGCTGCGGCAAGTCGGTGACCTCGATGGCGATCATGGGCCTGCTGCCCAAGCGCGGCAACAAGGTGTCGGGCACCGTCGACTTCGAGGGCACCGACCTGCTCAAGCTGTCGCCGAAGCAGATGAGCGACCGCCGCGGCCGCGACGTCGCGATGATCTTCCAAGACCCGCTGAGCTCGCTCAACCCGGTGGTGCCGCTGGGCATCCAGGTCACCGAGGTGATCGAGCGGCACCGCGGCAAGTCGCGCAAGGAGGCGATGCCGGAGGCCCGTGAGCTGCTGGACAAGGTCGGCATCCCCGACCCCGACCGGCGGCTCAAGGAGTATCCGCACCAGCTGTCCGGCGGAATGCGCCAGCGTGCACTGATCGCGATGGCGCTGGCCTGCCAGCCGCGTCTGCTGATCGCCGACGAGCCGACCACCGCCCTCGACGTGACGATCCAGGCGCAGATCCTGACGTTGCTCGGCGAGCTGGTGCGCGACTCCGACACCGCGCTGATCATGATCACCCACGACCTCGGCGTCGTGGCCGGGTTGTGCGACGAGGTCAACGTGCTGTACGGCGGACGCATCGTCGAGCGCGCGCAGCGACACGACCTGTTCGCGCAGCCGCGCCACCCGTACACCAACGGCCTGCTCGAGTCGATCCCCCGCCTCGACGGCGCGCGCGGCGAGCGGCTCAACCCGGTGCCGGGCTCGGTGGCCGACAACTTGCCGTGGACCTCCGCGTGCGCGTTCGCGCCGCGTTGTTCGCAGCCGATCGGCACCTGCACGCAAGCGACCCCCGACCTCGAAGAGCAAGCGCCCGGTCTCGACGGCGACCGCTGGTTGCGTTGCTTCAACCCGGTCGAGAAGCGGAAGGACGACTCCCGATGA
- the typA gene encoding translational GTPase TypA, producing the protein MPLKTRDDVRNVAIVAHVDHGKTTLVDKMLWQAGAFGERDTVETTGERVMDSGDLEREKGITILAKNTAIHYNGPSAKDAGQDQVVINIIDTPGHADFGGEVERGLSMVDGVVLLVDASEGPLPQTRFVLRKALTAKMPVILCINKVDRPDSRIEEVEEETYELFMDLLDDAEGNMDQLDFPVVYASAKNGIASTTRPGNGALPDGDSLEPLFKTILETIPAPAYDDEAPLQAHVTNLDSSNFLGRLALLRVRNGEISKGQQVTWCRHDGTQQKVKITELLMTFGLDREPAETAGPGDIIAVAGIPDITIGETLADAENPIPLPLIQVDEPAISMTIGTNTSPLAGKVRGSKVTARLVKDRLDRELIGNVSLRVLPTERPDAWEVQGRGELALAILVEQMRREGYELTVGKPQVVTKQVDGKVHEPVEALTIDTPEEYLGAITQILAARKGRMEQMTNHGTGWIRMEFKVPSRGLIGFRTEFLTETRGTGIAHHVFDGYEPWFGQIVTRLSGSMVADRTGPVTAYAMVNLQERGVLFVEPGTEVYEGMIVGENSRADDMDVNITKEKKLTNVRASSADNFEKVIPPRRLSLEQSLEFCREDECVEVTPEDVRIRKVVLNAGERARASARARNADKS; encoded by the coding sequence ATGCCTTTGAAGACCCGCGACGACGTTCGTAACGTCGCCATCGTTGCCCACGTCGACCACGGAAAGACGACCCTCGTCGACAAGATGCTCTGGCAGGCGGGTGCTTTCGGCGAGCGCGACACCGTCGAGACCACCGGCGAGCGGGTGATGGACTCCGGCGACCTCGAGCGCGAGAAGGGCATCACCATTCTCGCCAAGAACACCGCCATCCACTACAACGGCCCGTCGGCCAAGGACGCCGGCCAGGACCAGGTGGTCATCAACATCATCGACACCCCGGGTCACGCCGACTTCGGTGGCGAGGTGGAGCGCGGGCTGTCGATGGTCGACGGTGTGGTGCTGCTGGTCGACGCGTCCGAGGGGCCGCTGCCGCAGACCCGTTTCGTGCTGCGCAAGGCGCTCACGGCGAAGATGCCGGTCATCCTGTGCATCAACAAGGTCGACCGTCCCGACTCCCGCATCGAGGAGGTCGAGGAGGAGACCTACGAACTGTTCATGGACCTGCTCGACGACGCCGAGGGCAACATGGACCAGCTCGACTTCCCGGTCGTCTACGCGTCGGCGAAGAACGGCATCGCCTCCACCACCCGTCCGGGCAACGGTGCGCTGCCCGACGGCGACTCGCTCGAGCCGCTGTTCAAGACGATCCTGGAGACCATTCCGGCGCCGGCCTACGACGACGAGGCGCCGCTGCAGGCCCACGTGACCAACCTCGACTCGTCCAACTTCCTGGGCCGCCTCGCCCTGCTGCGCGTGCGCAACGGTGAGATCAGCAAGGGCCAGCAGGTCACCTGGTGCCGTCACGACGGCACCCAGCAGAAGGTGAAGATCACCGAGCTGCTGATGACCTTCGGTCTCGACCGCGAGCCGGCCGAGACGGCCGGACCGGGCGACATCATCGCCGTTGCGGGCATCCCCGACATCACCATCGGCGAAACCCTCGCCGACGCCGAGAACCCCATCCCTCTGCCGTTGATCCAGGTCGACGAGCCGGCGATCTCGATGACGATCGGCACCAACACCTCGCCGTTGGCCGGCAAGGTGCGTGGGTCGAAGGTCACCGCCCGCTTGGTCAAGGACCGCCTCGACCGCGAGCTCATCGGCAATGTGTCACTGCGCGTGCTGCCCACCGAGCGTCCCGACGCGTGGGAGGTGCAGGGACGTGGTGAGCTCGCGCTCGCGATCCTCGTCGAGCAGATGCGTCGCGAGGGTTACGAGCTGACCGTCGGCAAGCCGCAGGTGGTTACCAAGCAGGTCGACGGCAAGGTGCACGAGCCGGTCGAAGCGCTCACCATCGACACGCCGGAGGAGTACCTCGGCGCGATCACGCAGATCCTGGCGGCCCGCAAGGGGCGCATGGAGCAGATGACCAACCACGGCACCGGCTGGATCCGGATGGAGTTCAAGGTGCCGTCGCGCGGTCTCATCGGTTTCCGCACGGAGTTCCTCACCGAGACTCGCGGCACCGGCATCGCCCACCACGTGTTCGACGGCTACGAGCCGTGGTTCGGCCAGATCGTCACCCGCCTGTCGGGCTCGATGGTCGCCGACCGCACCGGCCCGGTCACCGCGTACGCGATGGTCAACCTGCAGGAGCGCGGTGTGCTCTTCGTCGAGCCCGGCACCGAGGTCTACGAGGGCATGATCGTCGGCGAGAACTCCCGCGCCGACGACATGGACGTCAACATCACCAAGGAGAAGAAGCTCACCAACGTGCGCGCCTCATCCGCCGACAACTTCGAGAAGGTCATCCCGCCGCGCCGGCTGTCGCTGGAGCAGAGCCTGGAGTTCTGCCGCGAGGACGAGTGCGTCGAGGTCACTCCGGAGGACGTCCGCATCCGCAAGGTCGTGCTCAACGCCGGCGAGCGCGCACGCGCCTCCGCACGGGCCCGCAACGCCGACAAGTCCTGA
- a CDS encoding VanW family protein: MSEKQTSRRGRWAALAGGGLVVLLGAGYVGTAAAVTNKVPDGTKVAGVDVSGMSSTRAADAVEKHTSGLLSRPVTVHADGKSITLDPAKSGLSLDAGQGVDGLTGFSLSPTVVKEHLFGVTQDRPLRAKADLDKLAAAITAEGGTFKGSATNGSVRFDNGKVVVTRSTDGTGIQADAAARQIAAGWPAKTSFTATIGHVEAPLTNAELDAFVRDFANPAMSGPLKIKVGDKVAELTPQDVCEFLSAKVTDGKIAPVVDEAKLKSALDSLSNTLTTAPVNAHYGANGAIVEAKNGTEVDPTGAAALVVKALTATDRTVTLKTKPVAARMTAADLKNLGTTQISEFVSPYPTGPANAARTTNIKVALSKINGMIVAPGEQFSLLQALSPIEASNGYVEAGVLIDGRHGKGTGGGISQVSTTLYNATFFAGVQLDEHTEHAYWIPRYPMGREATLWVPTIDNKWTNDTGHPIRIQAGTEGNAAVIRLFGTKTFNVKTTTGPQFAFTDPKTRYLDESGCEPQTPAQGFSVTVTRTVTDLSGKVVKSESRTTKYIPQDRVICGPDPSKARASSSATSSRKPTSSSTSTSSTAAKPSSTSTPATPSSTKK; this comes from the coding sequence GTGAGCGAGAAGCAGACTTCGCGACGGGGACGATGGGCCGCACTGGCCGGTGGCGGGCTCGTGGTGCTGTTGGGCGCCGGCTACGTCGGCACCGCGGCGGCCGTCACCAACAAGGTGCCCGACGGCACGAAGGTGGCCGGTGTCGACGTCTCGGGGATGAGTTCGACGAGGGCCGCGGACGCCGTGGAGAAGCACACGAGCGGTCTGCTGTCGCGCCCGGTCACGGTCCACGCGGACGGCAAGTCGATCACCCTCGACCCGGCCAAGTCCGGACTCTCGCTCGATGCCGGTCAGGGTGTCGACGGGCTCACCGGGTTCTCGCTGAGCCCGACGGTCGTCAAGGAGCACCTGTTCGGGGTCACCCAGGACCGCCCGCTCAGGGCGAAGGCCGACCTCGACAAGCTCGCCGCCGCGATCACCGCTGAGGGCGGCACCTTCAAGGGCTCGGCGACCAACGGTTCGGTGCGCTTCGACAACGGCAAGGTCGTCGTCACCCGCTCGACCGACGGCACCGGCATCCAGGCCGACGCCGCTGCCCGGCAGATCGCGGCCGGCTGGCCGGCGAAGACGTCGTTCACCGCGACCATCGGTCACGTGGAGGCGCCGCTGACGAACGCCGAACTCGACGCGTTCGTGCGCGATTTCGCCAACCCCGCGATGAGCGGTCCGCTCAAGATCAAGGTGGGCGACAAGGTCGCCGAGCTCACGCCGCAGGACGTCTGCGAGTTCCTCAGCGCGAAGGTCACCGACGGCAAGATCGCGCCGGTCGTCGACGAGGCGAAGCTGAAGAGCGCGCTCGACTCGTTGTCGAACACCCTCACGACCGCACCGGTCAACGCCCACTACGGGGCGAACGGCGCGATCGTCGAGGCCAAGAACGGCACCGAGGTCGACCCGACCGGCGCCGCCGCTCTCGTGGTGAAGGCGCTCACCGCGACCGACCGCACGGTCACCCTCAAGACCAAGCCGGTCGCGGCCCGGATGACCGCCGCCGACCTGAAGAACCTCGGCACCACCCAGATCTCCGAGTTCGTGTCGCCCTACCCGACGGGGCCCGCGAACGCCGCCCGTACCACCAACATCAAGGTCGCGCTCAGCAAGATCAACGGCATGATCGTGGCTCCCGGTGAGCAGTTCAGCCTGCTGCAGGCGCTGAGCCCGATCGAGGCGTCGAACGGTTACGTCGAGGCCGGCGTGCTGATCGACGGTCGCCACGGCAAGGGCACCGGCGGCGGCATCTCCCAGGTGTCCACGACGCTCTACAACGCCACGTTCTTCGCCGGCGTCCAACTCGACGAACACACCGAGCACGCCTACTGGATCCCGCGCTACCCGATGGGCCGCGAAGCCACTTTGTGGGTGCCGACGATCGACAACAAGTGGACCAACGACACCGGCCACCCGATCCGCATCCAGGCGGGCACCGAGGGCAACGCGGCCGTCATCCGGCTGTTCGGCACGAAGACCTTCAACGTGAAGACGACCACCGGGCCGCAGTTCGCGTTCACCGACCCCAAGACGCGCTACCTGGACGAGTCGGGCTGCGAGCCGCAGACACCTGCGCAGGGCTTCTCGGTCACCGTCACCCGCACCGTGACCGACCTGTCCGGCAAGGTCGTGAAGAGCGAGAGCCGCACGACCAAGTACATCCCGCAGGACCGCGTGATCTGCGGACCCGACCCGAGCAAGGCCCGCGCCTCCAGCAGCGCGACGTCGAGCCGTAAGCCGACGAGCTCGTCCACGAGCACGTCGAGCACGGCCGCGAAGCCGTCCAGCACGTCGACACCAGCGACGCCGAGCAGCACGAAGAAGTAG
- a CDS encoding ABC transporter ATP-binding protein yields MSTTAPESKTASVDDGDVLVDVKGVKVHFPIKRGVIFDKTVGHVYAVDGIDLQIKRGETYGLVGESGCGKSTFGRALLRLEEPTEGTVVFDGVDVASLKGEELRRKRKDMQMVFQDPLSSLDPRQTVEALLLEGMQAHGLTKDRAAAGKRLRELLSAVGLPAAALKKYPHEFSGGQRQRIGIARALSVDPKLIVADEPVSALDVSVQAQVINLLEDLQQEFGLTYLVVAHDLAVVRHISDRIGVMYLGSLVEESDADDLYAHPLHPYTRALMSAVPVPDPAVEDSRERIILVGDLPSPASPPSGCRFHTRCPWRQQTKCDTDRPELREVQIEGVPGNHRVACHFAEQIASGEIQPHEVKAVATDQTGDSSDEAGSMFEPEKL; encoded by the coding sequence ATGAGCACGACGGCACCCGAGAGCAAGACCGCGTCGGTCGACGACGGCGACGTGCTCGTCGACGTCAAGGGCGTGAAGGTGCACTTCCCGATCAAGCGGGGTGTCATTTTCGACAAGACGGTCGGCCATGTCTACGCCGTCGACGGCATCGACCTGCAGATCAAGCGCGGTGAGACCTACGGTCTGGTCGGCGAATCCGGTTGCGGCAAGTCCACTTTCGGGCGCGCGCTGCTGCGCCTGGAGGAGCCGACCGAGGGCACCGTCGTCTTCGACGGCGTCGACGTCGCATCGCTGAAGGGCGAGGAACTGCGCCGCAAGCGCAAGGACATGCAGATGGTTTTCCAGGACCCGCTGTCCAGCCTCGACCCGCGGCAAACCGTCGAGGCGTTGCTGCTCGAGGGCATGCAGGCGCACGGCCTGACGAAGGACAGGGCCGCAGCCGGTAAGCGGCTGCGTGAACTGCTCTCGGCGGTGGGCCTGCCCGCCGCCGCGCTGAAGAAGTACCCGCACGAGTTCTCCGGCGGCCAGCGTCAGCGCATCGGCATTGCGCGAGCGCTGTCGGTCGACCCCAAGCTGATCGTGGCCGACGAGCCGGTGTCGGCGCTCGACGTGTCGGTGCAGGCTCAGGTGATCAACCTGCTCGAAGATCTCCAGCAGGAGTTCGGCCTCACCTACCTGGTCGTCGCGCACGACCTCGCGGTGGTGCGCCACATCAGCGACCGCATCGGTGTGATGTACCTCGGTTCGCTGGTCGAGGAGTCGGACGCCGACGATCTCTATGCGCACCCGTTGCACCCGTACACCCGGGCTCTGATGTCGGCGGTGCCGGTGCCCGACCCGGCCGTCGAGGACAGCCGGGAACGGATCATCCTGGTCGGCGACCTGCCGAGCCCGGCGAGCCCACCGTCGGGTTGCCGGTTCCACACCCGCTGCCCGTGGCGGCAGCAGACCAAGTGCGACACCGATCGCCCCGAGTTGCGTGAGGTGCAGATCGAGGGCGTGCCCGGCAACCACCGGGTAGCCTGCCACTTCGCCGAGCAGATCGCGTCCGGCGAGATTCAGCCGCACGAGGTCAAGGCGGTCGCCACCGACCAGACCGGTGACTCCTCCGACGAGGCCGGGTCGATGTTCGAACCCGAGAAGCTGTAG
- a CDS encoding ABC transporter substrate-binding protein — protein sequence MQSSRKVSALAVASVAALVLSGCAESKRDESGTSGSSGSTSNATMTFAAAGAPKTFDPFYATDGESFRPARQMFEGLVDFKPGTADLTPGLATSWNPSSDGKTWTFKLRTGVKFSDGTPFNADAVCKNFERMDKQNEAGQTAASYWNDNMGGFNKSKTDLYQGCTAKGEDSVELKLLRPTSKFPALLGLPAWSMQSPTALEKYKANDVKAQGDGITQSEYASKYPTGTGPFKFESYDVQNKTVTLVRNDDYHGEKAKVAKLVFKIIPDGTSRKQALLAGDVDGYDLPNPVDWASLKSAGMNLMVRPAFNILYLGLNPTKNPALKDLKVRQALYYAINRDQLVKTQLPEGATVATQWYPKTVDGYSDAVQQYKYDPEKAKSLLKEAGQSNLSIDLWYPSEVTRPYMPDPQKIFQAVKADWEKVGVKVNTVTKPWAGGYTDGTSNGASPAFSIGWTGDYNTPDNFLANFFIGKQMGVTSYPWGAQLQKEITDADSIVDAGQRTAAYKKLSEKLMKDYMPGLPISNSPPAIVFGKNISGIVASPLTAEDFSTAVKK from the coding sequence ATGCAGAGCTCTCGCAAGGTCAGTGCGCTCGCAGTGGCCAGTGTGGCGGCCTTGGTGCTGTCCGGATGCGCGGAGTCGAAGCGCGACGAAAGTGGCACTTCCGGCTCCAGTGGCAGCACCTCCAACGCCACCATGACCTTCGCCGCGGCCGGCGCGCCGAAGACCTTCGACCCCTTCTACGCCACCGACGGCGAGTCGTTCCGACCCGCCCGGCAGATGTTCGAGGGCCTGGTCGACTTCAAACCGGGCACCGCCGACCTCACGCCGGGCCTGGCCACGAGCTGGAACCCCAGCTCCGACGGCAAGACCTGGACGTTCAAGCTGCGCACCGGCGTGAAGTTCTCCGACGGCACCCCGTTCAACGCCGACGCCGTGTGCAAGAACTTCGAGCGCATGGACAAGCAGAACGAGGCCGGCCAGACCGCCGCGTCGTACTGGAACGACAACATGGGCGGCTTCAACAAGTCGAAGACCGACCTCTACCAGGGCTGCACCGCAAAGGGCGAAGACAGCGTCGAGCTTAAGTTGCTGCGTCCGACCTCGAAGTTCCCGGCGCTGCTCGGCCTGCCGGCCTGGTCGATGCAGAGCCCGACCGCGCTCGAGAAGTACAAGGCGAACGACGTGAAGGCGCAGGGCGACGGCATCACCCAGTCCGAGTACGCGTCCAAGTACCCGACCGGCACCGGCCCGTTCAAGTTCGAGTCGTACGACGTCCAGAACAAGACGGTCACCCTCGTGCGCAACGACGACTACCACGGCGAGAAGGCCAAGGTCGCCAAGCTGGTCTTCAAGATCATCCCCGACGGCACCTCGCGCAAGCAGGCACTGCTGGCCGGTGACGTCGACGGCTACGACCTGCCCAACCCCGTCGACTGGGCCTCGCTGAAGAGCGCGGGCATGAACCTCATGGTTCGCCCGGCGTTCAACATCCTCTACCTGGGCCTCAACCCCACGAAGAACCCCGCACTGAAGGACCTCAAGGTCCGCCAGGCGCTGTACTACGCGATCAACCGTGACCAGCTGGTCAAGACCCAGCTGCCCGAGGGCGCGACGGTGGCCACCCAGTGGTACCCGAAGACCGTCGACGGCTACAGCGACGCGGTGCAGCAGTACAAGTACGACCCGGAGAAGGCGAAGAGCCTGCTCAAGGAGGCCGGACAGTCGAACCTGTCGATCGACCTCTGGTACCCGTCCGAGGTCACCCGCCCCTACATGCCCGACCCGCAGAAGATCTTCCAGGCCGTCAAGGCCGACTGGGAGAAGGTCGGCGTGAAGGTCAACACGGTCACCAAGCCGTGGGCCGGTGGTTACACCGACGGCACCTCCAACGGTGCGTCGCCGGCGTTCTCCATCGGTTGGACCGGTGACTACAACACCCCGGACAACTTCCTGGCCAACTTCTTCATCGGCAAGCAGATGGGCGTCACCTCCTACCCGTGGGGCGCGCAGCTGCAGAAGGAGATCACCGACGCCGACAGCATCGTCGACGCCGGACAGCGCACGGCTGCGTACAAGAAGCTGAGCGAGAAGCTGATGAAGGACTACATGCCCGGTCTGCCGATCTCGAACTCGCCGCCGGCGATCGTGTTCGGCAAGAACATCAGCGGCATCGTGGCGAGCCCGCTGACCGCAGAGGACTTCTCCACCGCGGTCAAGAAGTAA
- a CDS encoding ABC transporter permease — protein MLRYIARRVIQMIGVLFALSLLIFVWLRMLPGGTVSAMLGERATPERAAQLRKTLGLDQPLPVQYWKFLTNAVRGDFGVSSQVAAGTDAMRVFLDRLPATIELTGFAIVLALVTAIPLGYLAAKRRGGIFDGLGILVSLVGVAVPVFFLAVILKQFFAVDWHLLPVAGRQSPELDATRVTGFFIFDGLITREYDAAWDAVKHLILPAIALATIPFAVIFRITRASVLDVLDEDFIRTAEAKGLKPGTIRTRHVLRNAMLPVVTTIGLQVGGLLTGAVLTETVFSIPGLGDAMKVGFETRDYSVVQVLIIMAALTYVLINLLVDIAYAYIDPRVRIR, from the coding sequence TTGCTGCGTTACATCGCCCGCCGGGTGATCCAGATGATCGGCGTGTTGTTCGCGCTGTCTCTGTTGATCTTCGTGTGGTTGCGCATGCTCCCCGGCGGCACGGTGTCCGCCATGCTCGGTGAGCGCGCCACCCCCGAACGCGCCGCTCAATTGCGCAAGACCCTCGGACTCGACCAGCCGCTGCCGGTGCAGTACTGGAAGTTCCTCACCAACGCCGTGCGCGGCGACTTCGGTGTCAGCTCGCAGGTCGCGGCCGGCACCGACGCCATGAGGGTGTTCCTCGACCGCCTCCCCGCCACGATCGAACTCACCGGTTTCGCGATCGTGCTGGCACTCGTCACCGCGATCCCGCTCGGCTACCTCGCGGCGAAGCGGCGCGGCGGCATCTTCGACGGGCTGGGCATTCTGGTCTCGCTGGTCGGCGTCGCCGTGCCGGTGTTCTTCCTCGCGGTGATCCTCAAGCAGTTCTTCGCGGTCGACTGGCACCTGCTGCCGGTCGCCGGTCGCCAGAGTCCCGAGCTCGACGCCACCCGCGTCACCGGGTTCTTCATCTTCGACGGTCTCATCACCCGCGAGTACGACGCCGCATGGGACGCCGTGAAGCACCTCATCCTGCCGGCGATCGCCCTGGCCACCATCCCGTTCGCGGTGATCTTCCGCATCACCCGTGCGTCGGTGCTCGACGTGCTGGACGAGGACTTCATCCGCACCGCGGAGGCCAAGGGTCTGAAGCCGGGCACCATCCGCACCCGCCACGTGCTGCGCAACGCGATGCTCCCGGTGGTCACCACCATCGGTCTGCAGGTCGGTGGTCTGCTCACCGGTGCGGTGCTGACCGAGACGGTGTTCTCGATCCCCGGGCTGGGCGATGCGATGAAGGTCGGCTTCGAGACCCGCGACTACTCGGTGGTGCAGGTGCTGATCATCATGGCCGCACTGACCTACGTGCTCATCAATCTGCTGGTCGACATTGCGTACGCGTACATCGACCCGCGCGTCAGGATCCGGTGA
- a CDS encoding ABC transporter permease yields MVLNANSKKARIDELAESTARSDVDAGGIKDGEGVSLIASAWERLRRNPMFIIGAVIVALIFLMAIFAPLLAPHDPTARDLIDQVSANHQVPDAQDGYPLGGDTSGRDLLSRLIYGSRNTLIIAFGATGFAFVGGLILGTLAGALGGWVDSLVMRIVDIMLSLPSLLLAFSIAAMFGRASQTTVIVAIGVAMTPTFARLLRGSMMAQRSSDHVLAARALGVKPSAIVFRHMLPNSLSPVLVQATMVFATSIIDAAALSFLGAGNPDDTSPEWGQMLGKAQDLVDAFPHMAVYPALCIIAAALGFTLMGESLREALDPKSRR; encoded by the coding sequence ATGGTTCTCAACGCAAACTCCAAGAAGGCGCGCATCGACGAGCTCGCCGAGTCGACCGCGCGTTCCGACGTCGACGCCGGTGGCATCAAGGACGGCGAGGGCGTCAGCCTCATCGCCAGCGCCTGGGAGCGGCTGCGCCGCAACCCGATGTTCATCATCGGTGCGGTGATCGTGGCACTGATCTTCCTGATGGCGATCTTCGCGCCGCTGCTCGCGCCGCACGACCCGACGGCGCGCGACCTCATCGACCAGGTTTCGGCCAACCACCAGGTGCCGGACGCCCAGGACGGCTACCCGCTCGGTGGCGACACCAGCGGCCGCGACCTGCTGAGCCGACTCATCTACGGCTCGCGCAACACGCTGATCATCGCGTTCGGCGCGACCGGTTTCGCCTTCGTCGGCGGGCTGATCCTCGGCACCCTCGCCGGCGCCTTGGGTGGCTGGGTCGACTCGCTGGTGATGCGCATCGTCGACATCATGCTGTCGCTGCCGTCACTGCTGCTGGCCTTCTCGATCGCGGCGATGTTCGGCCGCGCCTCGCAGACCACGGTGATCGTGGCGATCGGCGTCGCGATGACACCGACCTTCGCCCGGTTGCTGCGCGGTTCGATGATGGCGCAGCGCTCCAGCGATCACGTGCTCGCCGCGCGTGCGCTCGGTGTGAAACCGTCGGCGATCGTGTTCCGGCACATGCTGCCCAACTCGTTGTCGCCGGTGCTGGTGCAGGCCACGATGGTGTTCGCCACCTCGATCATCGACGCGGCCGCGCTGTCGTTCCTCGGCGCCGGCAACCCCGACGACACCTCGCCCGAATGGGGCCAGATGCTCGGCAAGGCGCAGGACCTCGTCGACGCCTTCCCGCACATGGCCGTCTACCCGGCGCTGTGCATCATCGCCGCCGCACTCGGCTTCACGCTCATGGGTGAGTCCCTGCGCGAAGCCCTCGACCCGAAGTCCCGGAGGTGA